In a single window of the Bacillus mycoides genome:
- a CDS encoding LutB/LldF family L-lactate oxidation iron-sulfur protein, protein MGMKIGNDPFHKRTATGIGDQFMRQAVRKAQDGLRVKKLKATESLGNWEEWRALGEEIRKHTLENLDYYLYELSENIEKNGGFVYFAKTAEDAREYVKEIVKKKNAKKIVKSKSMVTEEISLNEAIEEAGAEVLETDLAEFILQVNDHDPPSHIVVPCLHKDKEHICEIFKTKLNYTGTSDPTEMARFVRAYLRDDFFAADIGVTGCNFAVAESGSISIVANEGNARLTTTLPKTLITVMGMERIVPTWEELDVLVTLLCRSSVGQKLTSYITGLTEPGGTDGPEEFHLVIVDNGRSDIVGTEFQSVLQCIRCAACINVCPVYRHIGGHAYGSIYPGPIGAVLTPLLGGYDEYKDLPYASSLCGACTEACPVKIPLHDLLIKHRSRIVVEKQSPVAWNVAMKGFEKAVKSPRLFSFAAKSAPYALKPLVKGDKIERGIGPLKAWTDARDFPVPKKQPFREWFEKHEKENNDGHPKS, encoded by the coding sequence ATGGGAATGAAAATTGGGAACGATCCCTTTCATAAGCGTACTGCAACAGGTATTGGGGATCAATTTATGCGACAGGCTGTCAGGAAAGCGCAAGATGGTCTGAGAGTCAAGAAATTAAAAGCTACTGAGAGTCTTGGGAACTGGGAAGAATGGCGAGCTTTAGGAGAAGAAATTCGAAAGCATACATTAGAAAACCTTGATTATTATTTATATGAGCTGAGTGAAAATATTGAGAAAAACGGTGGTTTCGTTTATTTCGCAAAGACTGCAGAAGACGCAAGGGAATATGTAAAAGAGATTGTAAAAAAGAAAAACGCGAAAAAAATTGTGAAATCAAAATCGATGGTAACGGAAGAGATTAGTTTAAATGAAGCGATTGAAGAAGCTGGAGCGGAAGTGTTAGAAACAGATCTTGCTGAATTTATTCTACAAGTGAACGACCACGACCCTCCATCACATATTGTTGTTCCGTGTCTTCACAAAGATAAAGAACACATTTGTGAAATATTTAAAACAAAGTTAAATTATACTGGAACATCTGATCCTACGGAAATGGCGAGGTTTGTAAGAGCGTATTTACGTGATGATTTTTTTGCAGCGGATATAGGGGTGACTGGATGTAACTTTGCTGTTGCAGAGTCGGGATCAATTTCTATCGTAGCAAACGAAGGAAATGCAAGACTTACTACGACACTTCCGAAAACGTTGATTACAGTTATGGGGATGGAACGTATTGTTCCGACATGGGAAGAGCTTGATGTTTTAGTAACACTTCTATGCCGAAGTTCTGTAGGACAAAAGTTAACAAGTTATATTACAGGATTAACTGAGCCTGGCGGAACAGATGGACCTGAGGAATTTCATTTAGTCATTGTTGATAATGGTCGTTCCGATATTGTAGGAACAGAATTCCAAAGTGTCCTTCAGTGCATTCGTTGCGCGGCATGTATTAATGTGTGTCCTGTATACAGGCATATTGGTGGACATGCATATGGCTCTATTTATCCAGGACCAATTGGAGCTGTGTTGACACCGCTTTTAGGGGGATATGATGAATATAAGGATTTACCTTACGCATCTAGCCTTTGTGGTGCTTGTACAGAAGCGTGTCCAGTGAAAATCCCGTTACATGACTTATTAATTAAACACCGCAGCCGCATTGTAGTAGAAAAACAATCACCTGTAGCTTGGAATGTGGCTATGAAAGGTTTTGAAAAAGCGGTGAAGAGTCCTAGACTATTTTCTTTTGCAGCGAAGAGCGCTCCGTATGCATTAAAACCTCTTGTAAAAGGGGATAAGATCGAGCGTGGAATTGGGCCGTTAAAAGCTTGGACGGATGCGAGAGATTTTCCAGTTCCGAAAAAACAACCGTTTCGAGAGTGGTTTGAAAAACACGAAAAGGAGAACAATGATGGCCATCCAAAATCGTGA
- a CDS encoding (Fe-S)-binding protein: protein MKVSIFITCVADVFYPEVGSDVVEILEDLGCEVDFPKSQTCCGQPAYNSGYVKETKTAAKHMIETFASSEYVVAPSGSCAMMVHEFSSLFSESEADWKKKATELGNKTYEFTQFLVEVLGKEDLGAELHKKATVHTSCHMSRLMGIKEPPQKLLKCVKGLEVVSLPHNYDCCGFGGTFSVKMPEISEQMVEEKVKHIMETGAELLIGMDCSCLMNIKGRLTRNGYPIDVKHIAQVLNEDRKQGGI from the coding sequence ATGAAAGTATCAATTTTTATCACTTGTGTGGCAGATGTTTTTTATCCAGAGGTCGGAAGTGATGTCGTCGAAATTCTTGAAGATTTAGGCTGTGAAGTTGATTTTCCTAAAAGCCAAACTTGCTGCGGACAACCTGCTTATAATAGCGGGTATGTGAAAGAAACAAAAACAGCTGCAAAGCATATGATTGAAACCTTTGCTAGTTCAGAATATGTTGTGGCACCATCGGGTTCGTGCGCGATGATGGTTCACGAGTTTTCTAGCTTATTTTCTGAAAGTGAAGCGGATTGGAAGAAAAAAGCTACTGAACTTGGAAATAAAACATATGAATTCACACAATTTCTTGTGGAAGTATTAGGGAAAGAAGACTTAGGTGCAGAGCTTCATAAAAAAGCAACGGTTCATACATCTTGTCATATGAGCCGATTAATGGGGATTAAGGAACCACCGCAAAAACTATTAAAGTGTGTAAAGGGACTGGAAGTTGTTTCATTGCCGCATAATTATGATTGTTGCGGATTTGGAGGGACATTCTCGGTGAAAATGCCAGAAATCTCTGAGCAAATGGTTGAAGAAAAAGTAAAGCATATTATGGAAACCGGTGCGGAATTGTTAATTGGGATGGATTGTAGCTGCTTAATGAATATAAAAGGACGTTTAACACGTAATGGTTATCCAATTGATGTAAAACATATTGCTCAAGTATTAAATGAAGATCGAAAACAAGGGGGGATATAG
- a CDS encoding IS3 family transposase (programmed frameshift), with product MGKIIFNEIQMKQLEKNKNVLKASDRSISYCSDFKVRAVKENQQGKGPSQIFLENGFDLAVIGEKKPKQCLKRWRRTFEQFGEEGFYTERRGKGSTGRPSEKPLSSDEKLKKAEARIAFLEAELTFLKKFRRTRKAGVTEEALTPRETYTLIEQTIRRFQFPRMVRYLCTLTGVSRSGYYAWLHQTDKQLEKERNDETDYEWIQEIFNRKGKTCGGRSIKMVLEKTKGICMNLKRIYRIMRKYNLVTKIRRANPYKHIAKATQEHKTCPNLLKRQFNQEEPEKSMLTDITYLFYGKGKKAYLSCVKDSATREILAYHVSSSLRMDIVYQTLDNLKERLGEVIHPEALLHSDQGIHYTHPEFQKRVREMGIRQSMSRRGNCLDNAPMESFFGHMKDELDYKDCQTFESLELNIKDYMEEYNYNRYQWTLKKMAPIEYRNHLLSA from the exons ATGGGTAAAATTATTTTTAACGAAATTCAAATGAAACAGCTAGAAAAAAATAAAAATGTATTAAAAGCGTCGGACCGTTCGATTAGCTATTGTTCAGATTTCAAAGTAAGAGCGGTAAAAGAAAATCAACAAGGAAAAGGTCCTAGCCAAATCTTTTTAGAGAATGGGTTTGACTTAGCTGTGATCGGTGAGAAGAAACCAAAACAATGCTTGAAACGTTGGCGAAGAACCTTTGAACAATTTGGTGAGGAAGGCTTTTATACAGAACGCCGCGGGAAAGGAAGCACGGGACGCCCTTCGGAAAAACCCCTCTCTTCTGATGAAAAATTAAAGAAAGCGGAAGCACGTATTGCGTTTTTAGAAGCGGAATTGACATTCCTAAAAAAGT TTAGACGAACTCGAAAGGCAGGCGTTACAGAAGAAGCGTTAACACCACGAGAAACATACACACTGATTGAACAAACCATACGTCGATTCCAATTCCCACGTATGGTGCGTTACCTTTGCACACTGACTGGGGTAAGTCGGAGTGGATACTATGCGTGGCTTCATCAGACAGATAAACAGCTGGAAAAAGAACGCAATGATGAAACAGATTATGAATGGATCCAAGAAATTTTTAATCGAAAAGGGAAAACATGTGGTGGTCGTTCTATCAAAATGGTGTTGGAAAAGACAAAAGGAATTTGTATGAATCTCAAGCGTATTTACCGTATTATGCGTAAATATAACCTTGTGACAAAGATTCGCCGAGCGAATCCTTATAAACACATCGCAAAAGCGACACAAGAACATAAAACATGTCCGAACCTTTTAAAACGCCAATTCAATCAAGAAGAGCCTGAAAAAAGTATGTTAACGGATATTACCTATTTATTTTATGGAAAAGGAAAGAAGGCTTATTTATCATGTGTAAAAGACAGCGCAACACGAGAGATTTTAGCCTATCATGTCTCTTCCTCTTTACGAATGGATATCGTCTATCAAACATTAGATAACTTGAAAGAGAGATTAGGAGAAGTCATTCATCCTGAAGCGCTTCTACATTCAGACCAAGGTATTCATTATACACACCCTGAATTTCAGAAACGTGTAAGAGAAATGGGGATCAGACAATCTATGTCCCGTAGGGGCAATTGTTTAGACAATGCACCAATGGAATCCTTTTTTGGTCATATGAAAGATGAATTAGATTATAAAGATTGTCAAACCTTTGAATCCCTTGAGCTCAACATAAAGGATTATATGGAGGAGTATAATTATAATCGTTATCAGTGGACATTAAAAAAGATGGCTCCGATCGAATATCGGAACCACCTTTTAAGTGCTTGA
- the ecsC gene encoding ecs operon protein EcsC: protein MITYEEKVRKELEQWKATFMKDSSMMTRFSKKVQVKVQQLVPAKVQKVLTETIRMMVQTISAGSNFIKPKLKETNWSLQRRDDEVRKKMDEYKKVAAAEGAGTGAGGILLGLADFPLLLTIKIKFLFDAATLYGFDTSKKEERLFILHVFQLAFSSDDYRKEVWKAIETWDTEEENHMDWEKFQTEYRDYIDLAKMLQLVPIIGAPVGAYANYQLLQRLGEVTMNCYRMRLLNRN from the coding sequence ATGATTACATATGAAGAGAAGGTTAGAAAAGAATTGGAGCAGTGGAAAGCTACATTCATGAAAGATTCTTCTATGATGACACGGTTCTCTAAAAAAGTGCAGGTGAAAGTGCAACAACTAGTGCCCGCGAAAGTGCAAAAGGTACTAACAGAAACGATTCGGATGATGGTGCAAACAATTAGCGCTGGATCAAACTTCATAAAACCGAAGCTAAAAGAAACGAACTGGTCACTGCAAAGAAGAGACGATGAAGTACGTAAAAAAATGGATGAGTACAAAAAAGTTGCAGCGGCAGAAGGGGCAGGAACAGGAGCAGGTGGTATTCTCCTTGGCCTTGCCGATTTCCCGTTATTACTTACTATTAAAATAAAATTTTTATTTGATGCAGCAACATTGTACGGATTTGATACGAGTAAAAAAGAAGAGCGCCTTTTTATTCTTCACGTTTTCCAGCTTGCTTTTTCAAGTGACGATTACCGAAAAGAAGTATGGAAAGCGATTGAAACGTGGGATACAGAAGAAGAAAATCATATGGACTGGGAAAAGTTCCAAACAGAATACCGAGACTATATCGATTTAGCAAAAATGCTTCAACTCGTCCCGATCATCGGTGCCCCAGTCGGCGCATATGCGAACTATCAATTACTGCAAAGACTCGGAGAAGTGACGATGAATTGTTATCGTATGCGATTGCTGAATAGAAATTAA
- a CDS encoding ABC transporter permease, whose amino-acid sequence MNSTALWKERFRHFLKEVRTYSKYVFNDHLKFIFVFIIGAGAYYYQQWLQTLTPSFPTAIVMAVLLGLVLTAGSIQTLLKEADLVYLLPVEEKLKPYFTKAFLFTFMIQLYIIAMVAAALAPLYFQQMKQTGANYIWIVIAFVIVKAWNLFVAWEKSFLTDQNVQRADWFIRFILNGLFVYFLVERTSFIFTGVIVFLMALYLAVMHQKVKGKPLNWECLISEEGKKMMLLYRIANMFVDVPALKERVSRRKWLDFILSMIGEKRTYLYLYTRTFLRSGNYFGLYMRLLVLGGIILYFIPFLYGRFIVSFVFLYLIGYQLLTLWKHHRMKVWLDLYPVGGDEKKRDFLTLLNAILIIGSVVFTIIFAFATKDFVMTGILFVVSIIFSIGFVYQYGAKRIERLN is encoded by the coding sequence ATGAATAGCACAGCGTTATGGAAAGAACGATTTCGGCACTTTCTAAAAGAAGTTCGTACATATAGTAAATACGTATTTAATGATCATTTGAAATTTATTTTCGTATTTATCATCGGCGCAGGAGCGTATTATTACCAGCAATGGTTACAAACGTTAACACCTTCGTTTCCGACAGCGATTGTTATGGCAGTCTTACTTGGCCTCGTATTAACAGCTGGGTCAATCCAAACGTTATTAAAAGAAGCAGACCTCGTGTATTTGCTGCCAGTTGAAGAAAAGTTAAAGCCTTATTTTACGAAGGCATTTCTTTTTACGTTTATGATTCAGTTATACATAATCGCAATGGTAGCCGCTGCGCTTGCCCCGTTATACTTCCAGCAAATGAAACAAACAGGTGCCAATTACATATGGATTGTAATCGCGTTTGTCATTGTAAAAGCGTGGAATTTATTCGTAGCGTGGGAAAAATCATTTTTAACAGATCAAAATGTACAAAGAGCGGATTGGTTCATTCGCTTTATCTTAAACGGCTTATTTGTGTACTTCCTTGTAGAACGTACTTCATTCATTTTTACCGGTGTAATTGTCTTTCTTATGGCACTATACCTTGCTGTTATGCATCAAAAGGTGAAAGGAAAGCCGCTAAACTGGGAGTGTTTAATTTCTGAAGAGGGTAAAAAAATGATGCTGCTGTACCGCATTGCGAATATGTTCGTTGATGTACCAGCGTTAAAAGAGAGAGTATCACGTAGGAAATGGCTTGATTTCATTCTTTCGATGATCGGTGAGAAACGTACATATTTATACTTATATACGAGAACATTTTTAAGATCGGGTAACTATTTCGGATTATATATGCGTTTACTCGTTCTTGGGGGAATTATTCTTTACTTTATCCCATTTTTATATGGACGTTTTATCGTAAGCTTTGTTTTCTTATACTTAATCGGCTACCAGCTCTTAACCCTTTGGAAACATCACCGTATGAAAGTTTGGCTTGATTTATATCCGGTAGGGGGAGACGAGAAGAAGAGAGATTTCCTTACTTTATTAAATGCGATTCTTATCATTGGTAGCGTTGTATTTACAATTATATTTGCATTTGCGACGAAAGATTTCGTAATGACCGGCATTTTATTTGTCGTAAGTATAATATTTAGTATCGGTTTCGTTTACCAGTACGGGGCGAAACGAATTGAGCGTTTAAACTGA